In Dasypus novemcinctus isolate mDasNov1 chromosome 10, mDasNov1.1.hap2, whole genome shotgun sequence, one DNA window encodes the following:
- the TIMM10B gene encoding mitochondrial import inner membrane translocase subunit Tim10 B: MEQQQQLRNLRDFLLVYNRMTELCFQRCVPSLHHRALDAEEEACLHSCAGKLIHSNHRLMAAYVQLMPALVQRRIADYEAASAVPGVASEQPGASPSGS, encoded by the exons atggagcagcagcagcaactgAGAAAC TTGCGGGATTTCCTGTTGGTGTACAATCGGATGACAGAACTCTGCTTCCAGCGCTGCGTGCCCAGCCTGCACCACCGAGCTTTGGACGCCGAGGAG GAGGCCTGTCTGCACAGCTGTGCAGGGAAGCTGATCCATTCCAACCACCGCCTCATGGCCGCTTATGTGCAGCTCATGCCTGCCCTGGTACAGCGCCGCATCGCAGACTACGAGGCCGCCTCGGCTGTGCCAGGTGTTGCTTCTGAACAGCCCGGAGCCTCCCCGTCAGGCAGCTAG
- the ARFIP2 gene encoding arfaptin-2 isoform X1 produces the protein MTDGILGKAATMEIPIHGNGEAGQLPEDDGLEQDLQQVMVSGPNLNETSIVSGGYGGSGDGLIPTGSGCHPSHSAPPSGPGDEVARGIAGEKFDIVKKWGINTYKCTKQLLSERFGRGSRTVDLELELQIELLRETKRKYESVLQLGRALTAHLYSLLQTQHALGDAFADLSQKSPELQEEFGYNAETQKLLCKNGETLLGAVNFFVSSINTLVTKTMEDTLMTVKQYEAARLEYDAYRTDLEELSLGPRDAGTRGRIESAQATFQAHRDKYEKLRGDVAIKLKFLEENKIKVMHKQLLLFHNAVSAYFAGNQKQLEQTLQQFNIKLRPPGAEKPSWLEEQ, from the exons ATGACGGACGGGATCCTGGGGAAGGCAGCCACAATGGAGATCCCCATCCATGGGAATGGCGAAGCCGGGCAGCTTCCTGAGGATGATGGGCTGGAGCAG gaCCTCCAGCAGGTGATGGTGTCAGGACCCAACCTCAATGAAACCAGCATTGTGTCTGGTGGCTATGGGGGCTCTGGTGATGGACTCATTCCTACAG GGTCCGGATGCCATCCTTCTCACAGTGCCCCTCCCAGTGGCCCCGGAGATGAGGTGGCTCGGGGCATCGCCGGAGAGAAGTTTGACATCGTCAAGAAGTGGGGCATCAACACATACAAG TGTACAAAACAGCTGTTATCAGAGCGATTTGGGAGAGGCTCCCGGACTGTGGACCTGGAATTAGAGCTGCAGATTGAACTGCTGCGTGAGACGAAGCGCAAGTATGAGAGTGTCCTGCAGCTGGGCCGGGCATTGACAGCCCACCTCTACAGCCTGCTGCAGACCCAGCATGCACTGGGGGATGCGTTTGCTGACCTCAGCCAGAAGTCCCCAGAGCTTCAG GAGGAATTTGGCTACAATGCAGAGACGCAGAAGCTGCTGTGCAAGAATGGGGAGACGCTGCTAGGGGCCGTGAACTTCTTTGTCTCTAGCATCAACACTTTGGTCACTAAGACCATGGAAGACACACTCATGACTGTCAAACAGTATGAGGCTGCCAG gctggaATATGACGCCTACAGAACAGATttagaggagctgagcctaggTCCCCGGGACGCAGGGACACGGGGCAGAATCGAGAGCGCCCAGGCCACTTTCCAGGCCCATCGGGACAAGTACGAGAAGCTGCGGGGAGATGTAGCCATCAAGCTCAAGTTCCTGGAAGAAAACAAG ATCAAGGTGATGCACAAGCAGTTGCTGCTTTTCCACAATGCGGTGTCTGCCTACTTTGCTGGGAACCAGAAACAACTGGAGCAGACCCTACAGCAGTTCAACATCAAGCTGCGACCACCAGGAGCTGAGAAACCCTCTTGGCTAGAGGAGCAGTGA
- the ARFIP2 gene encoding arfaptin-2 isoform X3 codes for MTDGILGKAATMEIPIHGNGEAGQLPEDDGLEQDLQQVMVSGPNLNETSIVSGGYGGSGDGLIPTGSGCHPSHSAPPSGPGDEVARGIAGEKFDIVKKWGINTYKCTKQLLSERFGRGSRTVDLELELQIELLRETKRKYESVLQLGRALTAHLYSLLQTQHALGDAFADLSQKSPELQEEFGYNAETQKLLCKNGETLLGAVNFFVSSINTLVTKTMEDTLMTVKQYEAARLEYDAYRTDLEELSLGPRDAGTRGRIESAQATFQAHRDKYEKLRGDVAIKLKFLEENKEGAESNLS; via the exons ATGACGGACGGGATCCTGGGGAAGGCAGCCACAATGGAGATCCCCATCCATGGGAATGGCGAAGCCGGGCAGCTTCCTGAGGATGATGGGCTGGAGCAG gaCCTCCAGCAGGTGATGGTGTCAGGACCCAACCTCAATGAAACCAGCATTGTGTCTGGTGGCTATGGGGGCTCTGGTGATGGACTCATTCCTACAG GGTCCGGATGCCATCCTTCTCACAGTGCCCCTCCCAGTGGCCCCGGAGATGAGGTGGCTCGGGGCATCGCCGGAGAGAAGTTTGACATCGTCAAGAAGTGGGGCATCAACACATACAAG TGTACAAAACAGCTGTTATCAGAGCGATTTGGGAGAGGCTCCCGGACTGTGGACCTGGAATTAGAGCTGCAGATTGAACTGCTGCGTGAGACGAAGCGCAAGTATGAGAGTGTCCTGCAGCTGGGCCGGGCATTGACAGCCCACCTCTACAGCCTGCTGCAGACCCAGCATGCACTGGGGGATGCGTTTGCTGACCTCAGCCAGAAGTCCCCAGAGCTTCAG GAGGAATTTGGCTACAATGCAGAGACGCAGAAGCTGCTGTGCAAGAATGGGGAGACGCTGCTAGGGGCCGTGAACTTCTTTGTCTCTAGCATCAACACTTTGGTCACTAAGACCATGGAAGACACACTCATGACTGTCAAACAGTATGAGGCTGCCAG gctggaATATGACGCCTACAGAACAGATttagaggagctgagcctaggTCCCCGGGACGCAGGGACACGGGGCAGAATCGAGAGCGCCCAGGCCACTTTCCAGGCCCATCGGGACAAGTACGAGAAGCTGCGGGGAGATGTAGCCATCAAGCTCAAGTTCCTGGAAGAAAACAAG GAGGGTGCTGAGTCTAACCTTAGCTGA
- the ARFIP2 gene encoding arfaptin-2 isoform X2, producing MVSGPNLNETSIVSGGYGGSGDGLIPTGSGCHPSHSAPPSGPGDEVARGIAGEKFDIVKKWGINTYKCTKQLLSERFGRGSRTVDLELELQIELLRETKRKYESVLQLGRALTAHLYSLLQTQHALGDAFADLSQKSPELQEEFGYNAETQKLLCKNGETLLGAVNFFVSSINTLVTKTMEDTLMTVKQYEAARLEYDAYRTDLEELSLGPRDAGTRGRIESAQATFQAHRDKYEKLRGDVAIKLKFLEENKIKVMHKQLLLFHNAVSAYFAGNQKQLEQTLQQFNIKLRPPGAEKPSWLEEQ from the exons ATGGTGTCAGGACCCAACCTCAATGAAACCAGCATTGTGTCTGGTGGCTATGGGGGCTCTGGTGATGGACTCATTCCTACAG GGTCCGGATGCCATCCTTCTCACAGTGCCCCTCCCAGTGGCCCCGGAGATGAGGTGGCTCGGGGCATCGCCGGAGAGAAGTTTGACATCGTCAAGAAGTGGGGCATCAACACATACAAG TGTACAAAACAGCTGTTATCAGAGCGATTTGGGAGAGGCTCCCGGACTGTGGACCTGGAATTAGAGCTGCAGATTGAACTGCTGCGTGAGACGAAGCGCAAGTATGAGAGTGTCCTGCAGCTGGGCCGGGCATTGACAGCCCACCTCTACAGCCTGCTGCAGACCCAGCATGCACTGGGGGATGCGTTTGCTGACCTCAGCCAGAAGTCCCCAGAGCTTCAG GAGGAATTTGGCTACAATGCAGAGACGCAGAAGCTGCTGTGCAAGAATGGGGAGACGCTGCTAGGGGCCGTGAACTTCTTTGTCTCTAGCATCAACACTTTGGTCACTAAGACCATGGAAGACACACTCATGACTGTCAAACAGTATGAGGCTGCCAG gctggaATATGACGCCTACAGAACAGATttagaggagctgagcctaggTCCCCGGGACGCAGGGACACGGGGCAGAATCGAGAGCGCCCAGGCCACTTTCCAGGCCCATCGGGACAAGTACGAGAAGCTGCGGGGAGATGTAGCCATCAAGCTCAAGTTCCTGGAAGAAAACAAG ATCAAGGTGATGCACAAGCAGTTGCTGCTTTTCCACAATGCGGTGTCTGCCTACTTTGCTGGGAACCAGAAACAACTGGAGCAGACCCTACAGCAGTTCAACATCAAGCTGCGACCACCAGGAGCTGAGAAACCCTCTTGGCTAGAGGAGCAGTGA